The window CGCGCCCGGCTTCTTGCGCGAGACGAGCCGGCCTTCGGCGGTGTACGCCCGGTCGGCGAACGCCTCCGCGTACGCCAACACGCCGGCTTTTTCCGCCTGCCGCTGCATTTCCGAGTCCGGCAGGCAGAGCAGCGCGAGCGCGGGGTCGTAGCGGCGCAGGCCGTCGACGATCGCCGCCGCCTGCTCGACGTCCACCGCCGCGGTGTTGTACAGCGCGCCGTGCGGCTTCACGTACGTCACGCGGCTGCCCGCCGCGCGAGCGAACGCGTCCAGCGCGCCGATCTGGTACAGCACCTCGTCGGCCAGGTCGTCCGGCGCGATGTCGAGCGCGCGCCTGCCGAAGCCGGCCAGGTCGCGGTAGCCGACGTGCGCCCCGATCGCGACGCCGCGCTCGGCCGCCAGGTCGCACACCCGCCGCATCACCGACGGGTCGCCGGCGTGGAAGCCGCAGGCGACGTTCGCGCTGGTCACGATGTCGAGCATGGCTTCGTCGTCGCCCATCTTCCAGGCGCCGAAGCCCTCTCCGAGATCGCTGTTCAGGTCCATTTCAGCCCACCCGGTATTCGCTGTCGAGCCGGTCCGTGATGAACATGTACCCCGGTGCGTGGGTGATCGCAAAGGGGGGCCGCGACGCCATCAGTGCCGCCTGCGGCGTGACCCCGCAGGCCCAGAACACCGGGACGTCACCCGGTTCCGCGTCCACGGGATCCCCGAAGTCCGGCCGTGCCAGGTCCTCGATCCCCAGCGCACGCGGATCGCCGACGTGCACGGGCGCGCCGTGCACGGCCGGCATCGCGCGGGTGATGCGGATGGCGTCGTCGACGCGGTCCTCCGGGATCTGCCGCATCGACACGACCATCGGCCCGAACAGCCGCCCGGCGGGTTCGCACGGCCGGTTCGTCACGTACATCGCGACGTTGCGGCCCTGGTCGACGTGCCGCAGCGGCACGCCCTCGGCGGCCAGCGCCGTCTCGAACGTGAAGCTGCAGCCGATGGAGAAGGCAACCATGTCGCTGCGCCACAGGCCGGTCGCGTCGGACACCTCGCCGGCCAGCACGCCGTTCTGCCAGATCCGGTAGCGCGGCAGGTCGGTGCGCAGGTCCGCGCCCTCGGCGAGCCGGGTGGCCGGGTCGCCCGGGTCGGTGACGTCGAGCAGCGGGCACGGCTGGGGGTTGCGGGTGCAGAACAGCAGCACGTCGTAGGCCCAGTCCTCGGGCACGGCGATCAGGTTGGTCTGGGTGAAGCCGTTGGCCCAGCCCGTGGTGGGGTGAGCGGTGCCGCGGCGGAACACTTCGCGCGCTTGCGCGGGGGTGTACGTCGCGGGTTCGTCAAAGGTCGTCATGAGTTCCCCCTCAGTCGACGAGTTCGATACCGCGGGTCTCCGGAAGCCCCAACAGTGCCAACACGGCGATGCCGTAGCCGAGCGCGCCGAACACGATCGCGCCGCCCGCGCCGAGGAAACCCACGACGGTCGGGAAGATCGCGCCGACCGCGCGGCCGAAGTTGTACGTGAAGCCCTGTCCCGTCCCGCGCAGCGCCGTCGGGTACAGCTCGGCGAGGTAGGCGCCGAAGCCGCTGAAGATCGCGGACATCGAGAAGCCGAGCGGGAAGCCGAGCACCAGCACGAGACCGTTGGCGCCCTTGGGGATCTGCGTGTACGCGACGATCAGCGCGGCCGAGAGCAGCGCGAACGTCAGGAAGGTCTTCTTGCGCCCCATCAGGTCCGTGAGGTAGCCGCCGCAGACGTACCCGACGAACGCGCCGGTGATGAGGAACGCGAGGTAGCCGCCGGTGCCGATCACGGTCAGCTCGCGCGTCTTCTTCAGGTAGGACGGCAGCCACGTCGAGATCGTGTAGTACCCGCCCTGGACGCCGGTGGCGAGCAGCGCGGCGAAGAGCGTCGTGCGCAGCAGGTCGGCCTTGAAGATCTTGACGAGCGTGCCTTTCGTGCGCTCGGTCTTCAGCCGTTCCTCGGCGCGCGGCGCGTCCTTGACGCTCTTGCGCACCCACAGCACGAGCAGCGCGGGGATGACCCCGGTCCAGAACATGATGCGCCAGGCCACGTCGTCGCTCGCGACGCTGAACACGACGGTGTAGACGATCACCGACAGGCCCCAGCCGACTGCCCACGCGCTCTGCACGAAGGCCACGGTCCGGCCGCGGTAGCGGGCCGAGGAGTACTCCGCGACCAGCGCGGCACCGGCTGCCCACTCGCCGCCGAAGCCCAGGCCCTGCAGTGCGCGGAAGACCAGCAGCGTCTCGAAGTTCGGCGCGAACCCGCAGAGCACGGTGAAGATCGTGTACATCGCGATGGTGATCTGGAGCGTGCGGACGCGGCCGATCCGGTCGGCCAGCATGCCCGCGCCCACGCCGCCGACGGCCGACACGACCAGCGTCGTCGTGCCGAGCAGGCCGGCTTCCCCGCTCGAAATGCCGAAGTACGCGGTGATCGCGGCCAGGCCGAGCGGCAGGGTCTGGTAGTCGAACGAGTCCAGGCCGTAGCCGCCGAACGCGCCGACGAAGGCGCGTCGCCCGCGTTTGCCGAGCGTGCGGAACCAGTCGAACGGCCGGGCCTCGGTAGCAGTTGTCGCAGTCATGGGGCACCTCCTGGCCAGTGTCTCATCGTGGCGTGTCTCACACAGTAAGGATTGTTGAACAATTCCACAAGACGGCAGTTGGATCGTCCTCAGTGTGACGGGTACCATCCGTGCTGTGGGCATCGAAGACAGCGACGTTCCGGGCCTGGAGGCCGACCGCGGCCTGGTCAGCCGCAAGAGCACGGCCGAGCGGGTGGCCGGCGTGCTGCGCAAGCGCATCGCGGAGGGCTTCTTCCTGCCCGGCGGCCGGCTCTCGGAGCAGGACATCGGCAACGCGCTCGGCGTCTCGCGCAACACGCTCCGCGAGGCGTTCCGGCTGCTCACGCACGAGCGGCTGCTCGCCCACGAGCTCAACCGCGGCGTCTTCGTCCGGATCCCGAGCGTCGAGGACGTCGTCGACATCTACCGCGTCCGCAAGATCATCGAATGCGCCGCGGTCCGCGGCGTGACGGCGAAGCCGGCGACGTTCGCGCGGATTCGCGAGAAGGTCGAGATCGGTGACGAGGCCGCGCGCACCGGCAACTGGAAGGACCTCGGCACCGCGAACGTCTGGTTCCACCAGGAGCTGGCCGCGCTGTCCGGCAGCGAGCGCGTCAACGAGCTGGTCGGGCGGCTGACCGCCGAGCTGCGGCTGGTCTTCCACATCATGGCCGAGCCGCGGCGCTTCCACGAGCGCTACCTGCCGCGCAACCACGAAATCCTCGACCGCGTCGAGGCCGGCGACGGCACGGGCGCGGAGCAACTGCTGATGAAGTACCTCGAAGACGCGGAGGAACAGCTGGTCGACGCGTATGCCGACCGCGCCGAGGCGGCCCGCGCGGCCGTCGCGGCGGACTGACTACTTCTTGCGGCACGTGAGCCACGGCGGCCGGCGTCCACTGTCGATTCGGGCACGGCGGGCCAGTCTGCGGCTGCCCGTTCGGGCACCCCGGCAATTTGACGGTCCCCAATCACGCCTCGGCTCGCTAACCTGCGAAAGCGGTTTCGCCGTCGGAGACCCCCAGCGGCAGGCGAAACCTCACCGCTGCCGGGCCGGGGCCTCCCCAGTGCCACGGTCCGGCAGCCCTTCGAACGCGGAACAGGCCCGGCCGGAACCCCGGCCGGGCCTGTCGCTGCACGCCGTCAGCCGGCGTAGCGGGCGAAGATCCTCGTGAAGTCCCACGCCTGCTGGGAAACGCCCGAACACGTGTCGTCGTTCGGGTAGGCCCCCGGGCACGGGCGGTCCCGGTTGGCCGACCAGAACGTCAACCGGGCCAGGTGGTGCTGGTTCGCGTAGGCCAGGATCGTGGTGAAGTCGTTCAGCGTGACCGTTTCGTTGTTGTCCGTGATGCCGTTCATCGACGAGATGCCCATGTGCCGGTAGGCCGTGTCGTCGTCATAGCCG of the Amycolatopsis sp. NBC_01488 genome contains:
- a CDS encoding MFS transporter, whose product is MTATTATEARPFDWFRTLGKRGRRAFVGAFGGYGLDSFDYQTLPLGLAAITAYFGISSGEAGLLGTTTLVVSAVGGVGAGMLADRIGRVRTLQITIAMYTIFTVLCGFAPNFETLLVFRALQGLGFGGEWAAGAALVAEYSSARYRGRTVAFVQSAWAVGWGLSVIVYTVVFSVASDDVAWRIMFWTGVIPALLVLWVRKSVKDAPRAEERLKTERTKGTLVKIFKADLLRTTLFAALLATGVQGGYYTISTWLPSYLKKTRELTVIGTGGYLAFLITGAFVGYVCGGYLTDLMGRKKTFLTFALLSAALIVAYTQIPKGANGLVLVLGFPLGFSMSAIFSGFGAYLAELYPTALRGTGQGFTYNFGRAVGAIFPTVVGFLGAGGAIVFGALGYGIAVLALLGLPETRGIELVD
- a CDS encoding LamB/YcsF family protein, translating into MDLNSDLGEGFGAWKMGDDEAMLDIVTSANVACGFHAGDPSVMRRVCDLAAERGVAIGAHVGYRDLAGFGRRALDIAPDDLADEVLYQIGALDAFARAAGSRVTYVKPHGALYNTAAVDVEQAAAIVDGLRRYDPALALLCLPDSEMQRQAEKAGVLAYAEAFADRAYTAEGRLVSRKKPGAVLHDAAAVAERAVTMASGGGVVTADGGKLDLRPDSLCVHGDTPGAVELARRIRDGLARADVPLGAFTG
- a CDS encoding GntR family transcriptional regulator, producing the protein MGIEDSDVPGLEADRGLVSRKSTAERVAGVLRKRIAEGFFLPGGRLSEQDIGNALGVSRNTLREAFRLLTHERLLAHELNRGVFVRIPSVEDVVDIYRVRKIIECAAVRGVTAKPATFARIREKVEIGDEAARTGNWKDLGTANVWFHQELAALSGSERVNELVGRLTAELRLVFHIMAEPRRFHERYLPRNHEILDRVEAGDGTGAEQLLMKYLEDAEEQLVDAYADRAEAARAAVAAD
- a CDS encoding putative hydro-lyase, whose protein sequence is MTTFDEPATYTPAQAREVFRRGTAHPTTGWANGFTQTNLIAVPEDWAYDVLLFCTRNPQPCPLLDVTDPGDPATRLAEGADLRTDLPRYRIWQNGVLAGEVSDATGLWRSDMVAFSIGCSFTFETALAAEGVPLRHVDQGRNVAMYVTNRPCEPAGRLFGPMVVSMRQIPEDRVDDAIRITRAMPAVHGAPVHVGDPRALGIEDLARPDFGDPVDAEPGDVPVFWACGVTPQAALMASRPPFAITHAPGYMFITDRLDSEYRVG